The following coding sequences lie in one Tichowtungia aerotolerans genomic window:
- a CDS encoding ArnT family glycosyltransferase gives MAKEQKQPFESTLQDLVYSLDAGAGLKLIRMLLFCFVTLVIIVIFTGNQFRGFNSEAAMDSAQLGRNLAEMNRYVTQTVRPASIAQVSAHTFDGDARIGFHPELIRPPAYPAILAVAFKFFNLVGVDLFPTSEKFQGMQIYPAEQWVIVPINHLFVLLTGVMLYLLGRMLFSQKIGLLSVITYFLSAMVWQDSIYGSGIPVLSYFVISAFYFIVLAMNFRRERRSNVQWMSLFLLSVLFSAAAFLTHYAALAVLPGIALFVLIMGTRAQRTEHLAFFYLVFVLLVVSPWLLRNYQISGSPLGMAPHLALTDTAKYPADTLMRTLSPKFNLISDFAAVRAKCAENFNRLYTGNLTALGGGLLMAFFVVTYFYRFVRVHVHKLRWGIGLSMLLFFIGAGCFGGDSMRLYHIFWPFVILYGLAFFSILLDRLDITIDLYKMGLTGFVIALTALPLFITIFLAPAPKSTYPPYYVPFVMKVSELLKPTELMCSDMPWATAWYGRRVSILLPKELEDYYEINDYRKYISGLYITTLTKDRPMVSGLLNGSEKTWFPVAMGQLPKDFPLRHGFQLNEQDQLFLTDSVRWGAGDVQKREGEAAEGGAAAAAQPAAQ, from the coding sequence ATGGCGAAAGAACAAAAACAACCCTTTGAGTCGACACTTCAGGACCTGGTATACAGTCTGGATGCCGGTGCCGGTCTGAAACTGATTCGCATGCTTCTTTTCTGTTTTGTTACGCTGGTTATCATTGTGATTTTCACAGGGAATCAGTTCCGCGGATTTAATTCCGAAGCCGCAATGGACTCTGCCCAGCTGGGACGGAATCTGGCCGAAATGAACCGCTATGTCACCCAGACCGTCCGGCCCGCCTCAATTGCTCAGGTGTCGGCCCATACATTTGATGGAGATGCCCGAATCGGATTTCACCCCGAGCTGATTCGCCCCCCGGCCTATCCGGCCATACTGGCTGTGGCCTTTAAGTTTTTTAATCTGGTCGGTGTTGATTTATTTCCAACCAGTGAAAAGTTCCAGGGGATGCAGATTTATCCGGCCGAGCAGTGGGTGATTGTTCCGATCAACCATTTGTTTGTTCTTTTGACAGGGGTGATGTTGTATCTGCTGGGAAGGATGCTGTTTTCACAAAAGATCGGTCTGCTTAGTGTTATAACCTATTTTCTGTCTGCCATGGTATGGCAGGACAGTATTTACGGTTCCGGGATTCCGGTTCTGTCTTACTTTGTGATCTCTGCATTTTATTTTATTGTGCTTGCGATGAATTTTCGCCGAGAGCGGCGGTCGAATGTGCAGTGGATGTCACTGTTTCTGCTTTCGGTTCTTTTTTCCGCGGCCGCGTTTTTGACGCATTATGCTGCGCTTGCGGTGCTGCCGGGAATTGCTCTTTTTGTTTTGATCATGGGGACGCGCGCCCAGCGGACTGAGCATCTGGCTTTCTTCTATCTGGTCTTTGTGCTGCTGGTGGTCTCGCCATGGTTGCTGCGCAATTATCAGATCAGCGGGAGTCCGTTGGGAATGGCTCCGCATCTTGCGTTAACCGATACTGCAAAATACCCCGCTGATACGCTGATGCGCACTTTGAGCCCGAAGTTCAACTTGATTTCTGACTTCGCTGCGGTTCGTGCAAAGTGCGCAGAAAATTTTAATCGGCTTTATACAGGGAATCTGACCGCCCTCGGCGGTGGATTGCTGATGGCGTTTTTCGTTGTGACCTATTTTTACCGGTTTGTTCGGGTTCATGTGCACAAGCTGCGCTGGGGAATCGGATTATCGATGCTGCTGTTCTTTATCGGAGCCGGTTGTTTCGGCGGTGACAGCATGCGGCTTTATCACATTTTCTGGCCGTTTGTAATTCTCTACGGATTGGCTTTTTTCTCGATTCTGCTCGACCGGCTCGATATTACGATCGATTTGTATAAAATGGGCCTGACTGGATTTGTGATTGCCCTGACGGCATTACCTTTGTTCATTACCATCTTCCTTGCTCCGGCTCCGAAATCGACCTATCCGCCGTATTATGTGCCCTTTGTGATGAAGGTCAGTGAGTTGTTGAAGCCGACGGAACTTATGTGCTCGGATATGCCCTGGGCGACTGCGTGGTATGGTCGACGTGTATCCATCCTGCTGCCGAAAGAGCTGGAGGATTACTACGAAATCAACGACTACCGGAAATATATCAGTGGGTTGTATATTACAACGCTGACGAAAGACCGGCCGATGGTTTCTGGTTTGCTGAATGGTTCTGAGAAAACCTGGTTCCCGGTTGCCATGGGACAGCTGCCCAAAGACTTTCCTCTGCGTCATGGCTTTCAGCTGAATGAGCAGGATCAGCTTTTCCTGACAGACAGTGTTCGCTGGGGGGCTGGTGATGTTCAGAAAAGAGAGGGTGAGGCGGCAGAAGGCGGCGCAGCAGCTGCCGCTCAGCCGGCTGCACAATAA
- the fmt gene encoding methionyl-tRNA formyltransferase: MRIVFFGSASIGFPLLDALLASPLDEVVAVITQPDRPVGRKLKLTPCPVKDYALEKGLPVYSPEKVGDQDSVSRLNALNADLFVVVAYGQYIPQSVLSLPPKRAINLHPSLLPKYRGSSPIQWALANGDTVTGATILYVSERMDAGDIILQSEVSIGPEDNAVTMEKRLSQVGAELLMQAIDQIRSGTVDARPQDDASATEVRKLVKEDGRLDWTLPAEVLNNRIRAFVSWPGCFCEAPSRSGSLRVKVFRAQVEAGSGAPGEVLDVSGDGPLIATGREALRLLDVQPAGKKVMDGSAYLRGYPLAPGSHLA; encoded by the coding sequence GTGCGTATTGTTTTTTTTGGATCTGCATCCATCGGGTTCCCCTTGCTGGATGCGTTGCTTGCCAGTCCGTTGGATGAGGTTGTTGCAGTCATCACCCAGCCGGACCGCCCGGTTGGTCGCAAGTTGAAGCTGACTCCCTGTCCGGTCAAAGATTATGCTCTTGAAAAAGGCCTTCCAGTCTATTCGCCTGAAAAAGTCGGTGATCAGGACAGTGTCAGCCGGCTCAACGCTCTGAACGCCGATTTGTTTGTGGTGGTGGCCTATGGACAATATATCCCGCAGTCGGTGTTGAGCTTGCCGCCAAAGCGGGCCATCAATCTCCATCCGTCTTTGCTGCCGAAATATCGCGGTTCGTCGCCGATCCAGTGGGCTCTGGCCAATGGAGACACGGTTACAGGCGCAACGATTCTGTATGTCAGCGAAAGAATGGATGCGGGTGATATTATTTTGCAGAGTGAAGTTTCGATTGGGCCGGAAGACAATGCGGTGACGATGGAAAAACGTTTGTCTCAGGTCGGAGCGGAGCTCCTGATGCAGGCGATCGATCAGATTCGATCAGGCACGGTTGACGCAAGGCCGCAGGATGATGCCTCTGCCACGGAGGTGCGCAAGCTGGTTAAGGAAGACGGTCGTCTTGACTGGACGCTTCCTGCTGAAGTGCTCAACAACCGCATTCGCGCTTTTGTTTCCTGGCCGGGTTGTTTCTGCGAAGCTCCATCAAGATCCGGATCACTGAGGGTTAAGGTTTTCCGCGCTCAGGTTGAGGCCGGTTCCGGTGCTCCGGGAGAGGTGCTGGATGTTTCGGGGGACGGACCGCTTATTGCAACGGGGCGGGAAGCCCTCCGGTTGCTGGATGTTCAGCCTGCCGGAAAAAAAGTTATGGATGGTTCGGCGTATCTGCGGGGGTATCCGCTGGCTCCGGGCAGTCATCTGGCTTAA
- a CDS encoding tetratricopeptide repeat protein, with the protein MSDLWNTERSRYLQYSMNRVSVDSFKGVVVDTSRKAWIRRVFQLGVLLCIAGCTSPTPDLKPQLSVNDQAEALAHFSFALLSETSGTLDAALDHFLKAIQIDPGEEELYPPAIASALRLKRSEQALDLCRELQKKKPNTLYPILLHAQVCVLTDHPKEADILFRKAAQDFPQTPESQLALARFLAAQNKSEEAITVLERMAAQDNGNSEILNLLGTLYIERARDLKDDAKIRTAVLKGITLLEQALDLAPDNPRQWQQLGYAYLAIQDFEKVKKAFEKAYALDPGDVLIARQLLDIYIQEGKIEAALAMCDELIRQTRTDPELWTQYLSEKLPKDKRSELASYLQNYITDHSDAPVLYHIQLGSIYLDLNRIEEAENVLSAAAAAYPEDKRLQTITGYLRVRQERYEEAYTVFSDVLQNTPDVDWTHAPFFTLSLITAAQKTGRTEEAANVLDLASKNDLAVLAGYMQMLFSDRPPVSTQEAIALLKQLQQLQPDTAEPFYYLTILQADQKNYDDALLNARQFETLASNGGPTNLLNGFFYYQYAIILERTGQLEEAETQFRKAIDQGTPTTVASAQNYIAYMWAERGEKLDMGLELVQQALNIDPDNAAFIDTLGWIYYMKGDYAKALAQLKKASEQIHDDPVIWEHIGDTYLKLGDPCAAIKHWKKAVDLSPEDTQLIERIEQKSVKPDDCPEPADTPADTPNHP; encoded by the coding sequence ATGTCGGATTTATGGAATACTGAACGAAGCCGTTATCTTCAGTATTCCATGAACCGGGTTTCAGTGGATTCCTTTAAGGGGGTTGTCGTGGATACATCCCGCAAGGCATGGATTCGCAGAGTTTTTCAACTGGGCGTCCTGCTTTGCATTGCCGGATGCACCTCACCAACTCCCGACCTGAAGCCTCAGCTGAGTGTCAACGACCAGGCTGAGGCTTTGGCGCATTTCAGTTTTGCCCTTCTTTCGGAAACATCCGGCACCCTGGATGCCGCCCTGGATCATTTTCTGAAAGCCATCCAGATCGACCCCGGCGAAGAAGAACTCTACCCCCCCGCCATCGCCAGCGCCTTGCGACTGAAGCGAAGCGAACAGGCCCTGGACCTGTGCAGAGAGCTTCAAAAAAAGAAGCCGAACACTCTTTATCCGATCCTTCTCCACGCACAGGTATGCGTGCTGACCGATCACCCGAAAGAAGCAGACATCCTTTTTCGCAAAGCGGCCCAGGATTTCCCCCAGACCCCGGAAAGTCAACTGGCACTTGCACGCTTTCTGGCGGCACAAAATAAAAGCGAAGAAGCGATTACGGTTCTGGAGCGTATGGCGGCACAGGACAACGGGAACTCAGAAATCCTGAACCTGCTGGGAACCCTTTATATCGAGCGGGCCCGCGATCTGAAGGACGATGCGAAAATCAGGACGGCGGTTCTGAAGGGCATCACCCTGCTGGAGCAGGCACTGGATCTGGCACCCGACAATCCCCGTCAATGGCAACAGCTGGGCTATGCCTACCTCGCCATACAGGACTTCGAAAAAGTGAAAAAGGCCTTTGAAAAGGCCTACGCGCTGGATCCCGGCGATGTATTGATTGCCCGGCAGCTGCTCGATATTTACATCCAGGAAGGTAAAATTGAAGCGGCCCTGGCGATGTGCGACGAACTGATTCGCCAGACCCGCACCGATCCGGAGCTGTGGACGCAGTATCTCAGCGAAAAGCTTCCAAAGGACAAACGAAGCGAACTGGCATCTTATCTGCAGAACTATATCACTGACCACTCGGATGCGCCGGTTCTCTATCATATCCAGCTCGGTTCGATTTATCTGGACCTGAATCGAATTGAAGAAGCTGAAAATGTTCTGAGCGCAGCGGCAGCGGCCTATCCGGAAGACAAACGACTGCAAACCATTACAGGTTACCTGCGCGTTCGGCAGGAACGATACGAAGAGGCCTATACGGTTTTCAGTGATGTACTGCAAAACACACCGGATGTCGACTGGACTCACGCTCCGTTCTTTACTCTCAGCCTTATCACTGCGGCCCAAAAAACCGGCCGAACAGAAGAAGCGGCAAATGTGCTGGATCTTGCTTCAAAAAACGATCTCGCCGTCCTGGCTGGATATATGCAGATGCTGTTTTCTGATCGACCTCCGGTTTCAACCCAGGAAGCCATTGCCCTGCTCAAACAGCTTCAGCAGCTTCAGCCTGATACCGCCGAACCGTTTTATTACCTGACCATCCTTCAGGCCGATCAGAAAAACTACGACGATGCCCTGCTCAATGCCCGCCAGTTCGAGACCCTCGCCAGCAATGGCGGACCGACCAACCTGCTGAACGGGTTCTTCTACTACCAATACGCCATTATCCTCGAACGAACCGGCCAGCTTGAAGAAGCGGAAACACAGTTTCGCAAAGCCATTGATCAGGGAACGCCAACCACTGTGGCCTCCGCGCAGAATTACATTGCATACATGTGGGCTGAACGCGGGGAGAAACTGGACATGGGACTGGAACTGGTTCAGCAGGCGCTGAATATCGATCCCGACAACGCCGCCTTCATTGATACACTCGGATGGATTTATTACATGAAGGGCGACTACGCGAAAGCTCTGGCGCAACTGAAAAAAGCGAGCGAACAGATCCATGACGATCCTGTCATCTGGGAGCATATCGGAGACACCTACCTAAAGCTGGGCGATCCCTGTGCGGCCATCAAACACTGGAAGAAAGCAGTAGACCTTTCGCCGGAAGATACACAACTGATTGAGCGAATCGAACAAAAGTCTGTTAAGCCAGATGACTGCCCGGAGCCAGCGGATACCCCCGCAGATACGCCGAACCATCCATAA
- the hisG gene encoding ATP phosphoribosyltransferase, whose product MNKLIIGLPKGSLQESTYALFAKAGFHIKGNSRSYFPSIDDDEIELRLLRSQEMSRYVEAGMLDAGISGLDWIAANGSDVHVLCDMVYSKQTKRPVRWVLAVPEDSPIQSVKDLEGKRIATEGVALVERWLAENGVKADVEFSWGATEVKVPEFVDAIVDITETGSSLRAHNLRIVDTLMESYTQFFCSQDAWTDDWKHAKLEKISLLLQAALNAADKVLLKMNVSEGNLDAVKAQLPALHSPTVSGLSDDGWYAIETVVEESVVREIIPELKAAGAEGIIEIGLNKVVA is encoded by the coding sequence ATGAATAAATTGATCATCGGATTACCGAAAGGCAGCCTGCAGGAGTCGACCTATGCACTTTTCGCAAAGGCCGGCTTCCATATTAAGGGCAATTCCCGCTCTTATTTCCCGTCGATCGATGACGATGAAATTGAATTGCGCCTGCTGCGTTCGCAGGAAATGAGCCGCTACGTTGAAGCCGGCATGCTCGACGCCGGAATTTCCGGTCTCGACTGGATTGCGGCCAACGGTTCAGATGTGCACGTGCTTTGTGATATGGTCTACTCCAAGCAGACCAAGCGTCCGGTTCGCTGGGTGCTGGCCGTGCCGGAAGACTCCCCGATCCAGTCGGTGAAAGACCTTGAGGGCAAACGGATTGCCACGGAAGGCGTGGCACTGGTTGAACGCTGGCTGGCCGAAAACGGCGTAAAAGCAGATGTTGAATTTTCATGGGGCGCCACGGAAGTGAAAGTGCCTGAGTTTGTTGACGCAATTGTCGACATCACCGAAACCGGCTCCTCTCTGCGCGCTCATAACCTGCGCATTGTCGACACACTGATGGAGTCCTACACCCAGTTTTTCTGCAGCCAGGACGCCTGGACCGATGACTGGAAACACGCAAAACTCGAAAAAATTTCCCTGCTTCTGCAGGCTGCACTGAACGCAGCAGACAAGGTTCTGCTGAAAATGAATGTGTCTGAAGGAAACCTCGACGCAGTGAAGGCCCAGTTGCCGGCGCTGCATTCGCCGACTGTCAGCGGCTTGTCCGATGACGGCTGGTATGCGATTGAAACTGTGGTGGAAGAATCAGTTGTGCGCGAAATTATTCCGGAACTGAAAGCCGCGGGTGCAGAGGGAATTATTGAAATCGGCTTGAATAAAGTGGTAGCGTAA